From one Dermacentor silvarum isolate Dsil-2018 chromosome 3, BIME_Dsil_1.4, whole genome shotgun sequence genomic stretch:
- the LOC119443736 gene encoding calcium-activated chloride channel regulator 4A produces the protein MRCFFEGGFKYTTNPGGNLYPPGGCLGLEAQLVLVRDNRSCMACDHYRSIRSLLLAWLLLQCWGSDGRVNAAIQLQDDGGYVDIVVAVHEALPVESQLVEQLKSVLSRSSAFLHRATRGLVYFREVTIALPPHWPPAEHGDALASLHANAPIRIVTSEQAQWPRTVQPRPCGEAGEYTLLPVAALRDPQADYLVVHEWAHLRYGVFDEFGSPKDPLYPAVYIREGQARRHTCLRLARDDEQHGWTLKACDVNKRDEATSHVSKISVPECLEDDVMSLRKSSTR, from the exons ATGCGATGCTTCTTCGAAGGTGGCTTTAAATATACCACCAACCCTGGTGGGAACTTGTATCCTCCTGGTGGATGCCTTGGTCTCGAAGCTCAGCTAGTCCTTGTTCGAGACAACCGATCGTGCATGGCGTGTGATCACTACCGTtctattcgctcgctgctgctggcgtggtTGCTGCTGCAGTGTTGGGGCTCCGATGGCCGGGTCAATGCTGCGATCCAGCTGCAGGATGATGGCGGTTACGTGGACATTGTCGTCGCTGTTCATGAAGCGCTGCCTGTGGAGTCCCAGCTTGTCGAGCAGCTCAAG TCTGTCCTGTCACGCTCCTCGGCTTTTCTCCACCGCGCCACTCGAGGCCTGGTGTACTTCCGTGAGGTGACCATCGCCCTGCCTCCCCATTGGCCACCAGCTGAGCATGGGGATGCACTGGCCTCCCTCCATGCGAATGCACCGATCCGTATCGTGACCAGCGAGCAAGCGCAATGGCCGCGCACCGTGCAGCCGCGTCCATGTGGCGAAGCGGGCGAATACACTCTGCTGCCCGTTGCTGCCCTCAGGGATCCCCAAGCAG ACTACCTGGTGGTGCACGAGTGGGCGCACCTGCGGTACGGAGTCTTCGACGAGTTCGGCTCCCCCAAGGACCCACTCTACCCTGCTGTCTACATACGGGAAGGACAGGCGAGAAGGCATACTT GTCTGCGTCTGGCGCGTGATGACGAGCAGCACGGGTGGACGCTGAAGGCGTGCGACGTGAATAAGCGGGATGAGGCGACAAGTCACGTGTCGAAGATCTCCGTGCCCGAGTGCCTAGAGGACGATGTCATGAGCCTGAGGAAGAGCAGTACCCGATGA